In Thermococcus camini, a genomic segment contains:
- a CDS encoding DUF835 domain-containing protein yields MSWAYFLNFISRWVLFGVAAYKTRREESRGWMLIMFAFLLAALDPERLLLEPLGLSLVSSVSFVLDMINTAFQGVLLILAADYLAPSNPSLKNSLLSLGVGVLAYLWIVITNVSTVEVSFFLKSFGPMMGYAAGYIYMGLLLYRYVITRRPGQILFPAGMILLGFLNATYPVTATWQWFIPYGFWLGTIFRIMMAIGALSFVLWPFVSPDSDDGHEVPGGAFMYPSRSAAMRALGDFEKIPSMVLITRRDVNSLEDGLHPNAIVFWMTRVAEGELSDSPRVYAISPTKIDILTDFIAGALDRGYAVVVVEAVEYLIVENGFESAFKFLLNIKDRVLLRGGTMALIVDPASLEKQQLKTLEREFKME; encoded by the coding sequence GCGTACTTCCTCAACTTTATCTCTAGATGGGTCCTGTTTGGGGTGGCGGCGTACAAAACACGGAGGGAGGAGAGCAGAGGTTGGATGCTGATAATGTTTGCTTTCCTCCTGGCCGCCCTCGACCCGGAAAGACTTCTCCTTGAGCCTCTGGGCCTTTCCCTTGTATCTTCGGTGTCCTTTGTGCTGGATATGATAAACACTGCGTTCCAGGGCGTCCTCCTGATACTAGCCGCGGACTATCTTGCCCCTTCAAACCCGTCCCTCAAGAACTCCCTACTCTCCCTTGGGGTGGGGGTGCTGGCGTACCTCTGGATAGTTATTACCAACGTGAGCACCGTGGAGGTAAGCTTCTTCCTGAAGAGCTTCGGACCAATGATGGGTTACGCTGCGGGTTATATCTACATGGGTCTTCTGCTCTACAGGTATGTAATCACCAGGAGGCCAGGACAAATTCTCTTCCCCGCAGGAATGATCCTCTTGGGTTTCCTGAACGCCACGTACCCGGTAACTGCCACGTGGCAATGGTTCATTCCCTACGGGTTCTGGCTGGGCACCATATTCAGGATTATGATGGCCATCGGCGCACTGAGCTTCGTCCTCTGGCCGTTTGTTTCCCCTGACTCGGACGACGGTCATGAAGTCCCAGGAGGGGCTTTTATGTATCCCAGCCGGTCCGCGGCGATGAGGGCTCTGGGAGATTTTGAGAAAATACCCAGTATGGTCCTAATAACCCGAAGAGACGTTAATTCGCTCGAAGACGGGTTGCACCCGAATGCCATCGTGTTTTGGATGACGAGAGTGGCTGAAGGGGAGCTTTCGGATTCACCCAGGGTGTACGCCATAAGCCCGACTAAGATAGATATCCTGACCGATTTTATAGCCGGGGCCCTGGATAGGGGGTATGCTGTGGTTGTCGTAGAGGCTGTGGAATACCTGATTGTTGAGAATGGGTTCGAGAGTGCGTTCAAATTCCTTTTGAACATAAAGGACAGAGTGCTGCTCCGGGGAGGCACTATGGCACTTATCGTTGACCCTGCATCACTGGAGAAGCAGCAGTTGAAAACTCTCGAAAGAGAATTTAAAATGGAGTGA
- a CDS encoding CBS domain-containing protein encodes MVGILVQEVMTDRFQKIDIAAPLSEAIGIFEKEDPDLILVFDGNLYKGVLTQDLIIRSHLKWDPTKAKVRDVYKTAPVIKPDEDLSKAAKLMMEVDLRSLPVGESKAEIIGVISDIELLKRVAEGEFGKKKTEEFMTKDVITLKPDDTVAKALATMRDHAISRIPIVNEAGKLEGLVTLHDLIIRFIKPRFKSQYGEVAGEKIPPFSMQLRDVMIRGVITAKPEARVKEAVATMMENDIDGLIIVDDNNKVAGVLTVKDLLLPISRMVEKEVRFYLQLGGDAEILSDFTRERIIEDVRRFVDGYEDLLGQEGIIYLYIRRFNEKFRGVHLYQARMRVVTDRGVFVATGETWGAIQAVHDALRAIERQLLQKAELEHDTRYYKRFIEKLGLE; translated from the coding sequence ATGGTCGGTATTCTTGTGCAGGAAGTTATGACCGACAGGTTCCAGAAAATCGACATCGCCGCCCCGCTTTCTGAGGCGATCGGAATTTTTGAGAAGGAAGACCCCGACCTTATTCTGGTCTTCGACGGAAACCTGTACAAAGGAGTTCTGACGCAGGACCTTATTATACGCTCCCACCTCAAGTGGGACCCAACCAAGGCCAAGGTTAGGGACGTGTACAAAACCGCACCGGTCATCAAGCCGGATGAGGACCTTAGCAAGGCTGCCAAGCTCATGATGGAGGTTGACCTCCGTTCCCTCCCGGTTGGGGAGAGCAAGGCTGAAATCATTGGAGTTATAAGCGACATAGAGCTTCTCAAGAGGGTCGCCGAGGGAGAGTTCGGAAAGAAGAAGACGGAGGAGTTCATGACCAAGGACGTTATAACCCTGAAACCGGACGACACCGTTGCCAAGGCCCTGGCAACCATGCGCGACCACGCGATATCGAGGATCCCGATAGTAAACGAAGCCGGAAAGCTCGAGGGGCTCGTAACCCTCCACGACCTCATCATAAGGTTCATCAAACCCCGCTTCAAGTCCCAGTACGGCGAGGTGGCGGGTGAGAAGATTCCCCCATTCAGCATGCAGCTCCGCGACGTCATGATAAGGGGCGTCATAACGGCAAAGCCGGAGGCCAGGGTCAAGGAGGCAGTGGCGACGATGATGGAGAACGACATAGACGGCCTCATCATCGTCGATGATAACAACAAGGTTGCGGGTGTCCTGACTGTAAAGGACCTGCTCCTGCCAATATCGAGGATGGTGGAGAAGGAGGTCCGCTTCTACCTCCAGCTTGGAGGCGACGCCGAGATACTCAGCGACTTCACAAGGGAACGCATCATAGAGGATGTCAGGCGCTTCGTCGATGGCTACGAGGATCTACTGGGCCAAGAGGGCATAATCTACCTCTACATAAGGCGCTTCAACGAGAAGTTCCGCGGCGTGCACCTGTACCAGGCAAGGATGCGTGTCGTCACCGACAGAGGGGTCTTCGTGGCTACGGGAGAAACGTGGGGTGCAATACAGGCAGTCCACGACGCCCTGCGGGCCATCGAGCGGCAGCTGCTCCAGAAGGCCGAGCTGGAGCACGACACCCGGTACTACAAGAGGTTCATAGAAAAATTGGGACTGGAGTGA
- the map gene encoding type II methionyl aminopeptidase, producing MEEREALIKAGEIARQVKKEVVELIKPGAKLYDIAEFVERRIVELGGKPAFPCNLSINEIAAHYTPYRGDETVLREGDYLKLDLGVHVDGYIADTAVTYRVGMEEDELMEAAREALENAISTIRAGTRINELGKAIEDTIRGKGFNPIVNLSGHKIERYKLHAGISIPNIYRPTDSYELKEGDVIAIEPFATTGAGQVIEVPPALIFMYVRDRPVRMAQARRLLMHIKREYSTLPFAYRWLQDFMPEGQLKLALAQLDRVGAVYSYPILREVRGGIVAQFEHTVIVEKDGAYITT from the coding sequence GTGGAAGAAAGGGAGGCACTGATAAAGGCCGGCGAGATAGCCCGACAGGTTAAGAAGGAAGTGGTCGAACTCATAAAGCCGGGAGCAAAGCTCTATGACATCGCCGAGTTCGTTGAAAGGCGCATAGTTGAGCTTGGCGGAAAACCCGCCTTCCCGTGCAACCTTTCGATAAACGAGATTGCGGCCCACTACACGCCGTACAGGGGCGACGAAACCGTCCTCAGGGAGGGTGACTACCTCAAGCTCGACCTCGGCGTTCACGTCGACGGCTACATAGCCGACACCGCCGTCACATACCGCGTCGGGATGGAAGAGGACGAGCTGATGGAAGCTGCCAGGGAGGCCCTCGAGAACGCCATCTCCACGATCAGGGCAGGTACCAGGATAAACGAGCTGGGGAAGGCCATAGAGGACACCATACGCGGGAAGGGATTCAACCCGATAGTCAATCTAAGCGGTCACAAGATAGAGCGCTACAAACTCCACGCCGGCATCAGCATACCCAACATATACCGCCCCACAGATAGCTACGAGCTCAAGGAGGGAGACGTCATAGCGATAGAGCCCTTCGCGACCACCGGTGCCGGCCAGGTTATAGAGGTGCCGCCGGCGCTCATCTTCATGTACGTGCGCGACAGGCCGGTCAGAATGGCCCAGGCAAGGAGGCTCCTCATGCACATCAAGAGGGAATACAGCACCCTGCCCTTCGCCTACCGCTGGCTGCAGGACTTCATGCCGGAGGGACAGCTCAAGCTCGCCCTCGCCCAGCTTGACAGGGTCGGGGCCGTTTACAGCTACCCGATACTGCGTGAGGTCAGGGGCGGTATTGTAGCCCAGTTCGAGCATACGGTCATCGTGGAGAAGGACGGGGCGTATATAACGACCTGA
- a CDS encoding TrkH family potassium uptake protein produces the protein MLELGKHINISDDLFVVKNLIGSILQGVGIAYLIPVLLAWFYPEEIKYVTYFALPGAASVLFGAWLARHMGKIEDVNLRQAMVSAAFTWLFASAISVVPFMFIADMSFIDSYFESMSAWTGTGLTMMTNLESYPHILLFWRAWMQWLGGIGIVLVALTVLIRPGVAAARLYRAEARSERILPNLVNTSKVIFQIYFVLTVVGVYLYYINGMPLFDAVTHSMTGLGTGGMSTHDLSIGYFNSTSIEAVTIFLMIMGAVNFTVHYKMFVGKHLKPFFEDIQVRYMFIFLVPAVAITAYSLIQVGDNVGDSLRQAVFHSVSAITCTGFGIADLSRYPELGKFIIGILMVIGGGAGSTAGGIKLIRVTLMYESLKWTIQQAILPRGAIIKRKVGSYLFTEEDIQEVMSFTITYIALLLFGTVYTMLRMGTSLVDSFFEVASAQGNVGLSVGITSTYMPVDMKVLLILHMWIGRLEIFSTLVFIISTFFLVPRVVRGR, from the coding sequence ATGCTGGAACTCGGCAAGCACATCAACATCTCGGACGATCTGTTCGTGGTGAAGAACCTCATCGGCTCAATCCTTCAGGGCGTGGGCATCGCCTACCTCATCCCGGTGCTGCTGGCCTGGTTTTATCCGGAGGAGATTAAGTACGTCACCTACTTCGCCCTCCCCGGGGCCGCCAGCGTCCTTTTCGGTGCCTGGCTGGCGAGGCACATGGGTAAAATTGAGGACGTCAATCTGAGACAGGCAATGGTTTCGGCCGCATTCACCTGGCTTTTTGCCTCCGCCATAAGCGTCGTACCATTCATGTTCATAGCAGACATGTCCTTCATTGACTCATACTTCGAGAGCATGAGCGCCTGGACTGGAACCGGCCTCACCATGATGACCAATCTGGAGAGCTATCCCCATATCCTCCTCTTCTGGCGTGCCTGGATGCAGTGGCTCGGGGGAATAGGTATAGTTCTCGTCGCCCTCACCGTCCTCATACGTCCCGGCGTCGCCGCTGCTAGACTCTACCGGGCCGAAGCCAGGAGCGAGAGAATCCTCCCCAACTTGGTCAATACTTCCAAGGTCATCTTCCAGATTTATTTTGTCCTGACCGTTGTGGGCGTCTACCTGTACTACATCAACGGCATGCCGCTCTTCGATGCGGTTACCCACTCCATGACAGGCCTGGGGACGGGTGGTATGAGCACCCACGACCTCAGCATCGGCTACTTCAACAGCACGTCCATCGAGGCGGTTACGATATTCCTGATGATAATGGGTGCCGTCAACTTCACGGTTCATTATAAGATGTTCGTCGGCAAGCACCTGAAGCCCTTCTTTGAGGACATCCAGGTCAGGTACATGTTCATTTTCCTCGTCCCCGCTGTGGCGATAACTGCCTACAGCCTCATCCAGGTGGGCGACAACGTGGGCGATTCCCTCCGCCAGGCGGTTTTTCACTCCGTCTCTGCAATAACGTGCACGGGCTTTGGCATAGCGGATCTCAGCAGGTACCCTGAGCTCGGCAAGTTCATAATCGGAATCCTCATGGTCATAGGTGGTGGTGCTGGAAGCACTGCTGGAGGTATAAAGCTCATCCGAGTCACGCTGATGTACGAGAGCCTCAAATGGACGATTCAACAGGCCATACTCCCCAGGGGAGCCATTATAAAGCGCAAGGTCGGCAGCTATCTGTTCACAGAGGAAGATATTCAGGAGGTCATGAGCTTCACGATAACCTACATCGCCCTGCTCCTCTTCGGAACCGTTTACACGATGCTCCGCATGGGAACCAGCCTCGTGGATTCCTTCTTTGAGGTGGCCTCAGCCCAGGGCAACGTCGGGCTGAGCGTGGGGATAACCTCAACGTACATGCCCGTCGATATGAAGGTGCTCCTCATCCTCCACATGTGGATAGGAAGGCTCGAGATATTCTCCACCCTGGTGTTCATCATAAGCACGTTCTTCCTCGTTCCGAGGGTGGTGAGGGGCAGATGA
- a CDS encoding ATP-binding cassette domain-containing protein — MNVIRVEDLRFKYRRAERYSLKDISFTVKRGELLGIIGPSGSGKSTLCLTLNGIIPNSIKGEFEGEVVITDPRTGEEYNTKETPVPTLSTIVGLVLQNPESQLFNMTVEEEIAFGLENLGLERNEILRRLRWALEVTGLRGLEKEFPPNLSGGQQQRLAIAAVLAMEPSIIVLDEPTSQLDPVGKQEVLGLVSLLNREHGITVVLVEHHTDYILRYADRVIVMDRGEIVLQGAPKEVAEEADTLRRLGVKLPPALEVSHELKKRGVLGETVLTPEELLSRIGRPSR, encoded by the coding sequence ATGAACGTAATCCGTGTTGAGGACCTCCGCTTCAAATACCGTCGGGCGGAGAGGTATTCCCTGAAGGACATCAGCTTCACGGTAAAGCGGGGAGAGCTCCTCGGGATAATCGGCCCAAGCGGGAGCGGAAAGTCCACCCTCTGCCTCACCCTCAACGGAATAATTCCCAACTCTATAAAGGGGGAGTTCGAGGGCGAGGTGGTTATTACCGACCCAAGGACTGGGGAGGAGTACAACACGAAGGAAACCCCCGTCCCAACTCTTTCCACGATCGTTGGCCTCGTCCTCCAGAACCCCGAGAGCCAGCTCTTCAACATGACCGTGGAGGAGGAGATAGCCTTCGGTCTGGAGAACCTGGGGCTTGAGCGGAATGAGATACTCAGAAGGCTGCGGTGGGCCCTTGAGGTCACCGGCCTGAGGGGTCTTGAAAAGGAGTTCCCGCCGAACCTGAGCGGCGGTCAGCAGCAGAGGCTCGCCATAGCTGCTGTTCTTGCGATGGAACCGTCAATAATAGTTCTCGACGAGCCGACGAGCCAGCTTGACCCCGTGGGAAAGCAGGAGGTTCTGGGCCTTGTGTCGCTTCTCAACAGGGAGCACGGTATAACCGTCGTCCTCGTGGAGCACCATACCGACTACATCCTACGCTACGCCGACAGGGTTATAGTCATGGACCGCGGGGAGATAGTCCTCCAGGGGGCCCCTAAGGAGGTCGCGGAAGAGGCGGATACCCTCAGAAGGCTTGGGGTGAAGCTGCCGCCGGCCCTTGAGGTCTCCCACGAGCTGAAGAAAAGGGGCGTGCTCGGTGAGACGGTCCTCACTCCTGAGGAACTCCTTTCCAGGATAGGACGTCCCTCACGTTGA
- the cyaB gene encoding class IV adenylate cyclase: MIEIEIKGYADDKIFSRVRENFEMIRKEYHEDTYFQHPCRDFAETDEALRIRVRRFNGHFEAFLTYKGPKIDSNSKTRREIEVPLSDPDKHAEILARLGFREVMTVEKVREKYYVDKGVVIALDEIDRLGKFIEIEALAESEDAVEETVKRLKEILENLGVKHFERRSYLELLLERR; the protein is encoded by the coding sequence ATGATTGAGATAGAGATTAAAGGATACGCGGATGATAAAATCTTCAGCAGGGTCAGGGAGAACTTCGAGATGATACGGAAAGAATACCACGAGGACACATACTTCCAGCATCCATGCAGGGACTTCGCCGAGACTGACGAGGCGCTCAGGATAAGGGTGAGACGCTTCAACGGGCACTTCGAGGCGTTTCTGACATACAAAGGACCAAAAATAGACTCGAACTCAAAGACACGAAGAGAAATCGAAGTCCCGCTCAGCGATCCGGACAAGCATGCCGAGATACTGGCTCGCCTGGGCTTCAGGGAGGTCATGACAGTTGAAAAAGTCAGAGAAAAGTACTACGTGGACAAGGGAGTGGTTATAGCACTGGACGAGATTGACAGGCTTGGGAAGTTTATAGAGATAGAGGCCCTGGCCGAGAGTGAAGATGCTGTGGAAGAGACCGTGAAGCGGCTGAAGGAGATACTCGAAAACCTTGGGGTAAAACACTTTGAGAGACGTTCGTACCTCGAGCTCCTGCTTGAAAGGAGGTGA
- a CDS encoding archaemetzincin family Zn-dependent metalloprotease, translated as MILVVPVGDMDTGIVETVSRFVDEYYSRLGLPVRVSDPIPTERFLDAYTPSRNQFIGRAFLQVLGRIRARTGARAVLGITPLDLYETGLNFIFGLAHPGMGAAVISTFRLRPEFYGEKTNVNLLVERAVKEAMHELGHVFGLGHCLNRRCVMHFSNFILDTDVKGPHYCTSCELKLKKNLGVIS; from the coding sequence GTGATACTCGTTGTGCCCGTGGGTGATATGGACACCGGAATCGTAGAAACGGTCTCGAGGTTCGTTGACGAGTACTATTCCCGGCTGGGTCTCCCAGTCAGGGTGTCCGATCCGATACCAACAGAACGGTTTTTGGACGCGTACACTCCCTCCAGGAACCAGTTCATTGGCAGGGCGTTCCTACAGGTCCTTGGAAGGATACGAGCGAGAACCGGGGCGAGAGCAGTTCTTGGCATCACCCCACTCGACCTCTACGAGACGGGCCTCAACTTCATATTCGGACTCGCCCACCCTGGGATGGGCGCCGCAGTCATCTCAACCTTCCGCCTTCGGCCCGAGTTCTACGGGGAGAAGACCAACGTGAATCTGCTGGTTGAAAGGGCAGTTAAAGAGGCCATGCACGAGCTCGGCCACGTCTTCGGTCTGGGACACTGTCTGAACAGGCGGTGCGTAATGCACTTCTCCAATTTCATACTCGACACGGACGTGAAGGGGCCGCACTACTGCACGTCCTGTGAGCTCAAACTGAAGAAAAACCTGGGGGTGATTTCATGA
- a CDS encoding DUF86 domain-containing protein: MGSVEYEEVLKSVKLIREGMPASVEEFKSMGLARDGVYKRLEFAIGMVLDGLSELAREHDIIALSYKEMVEGLSEKGAIPESVADKAIFLAQLREVLIYDYDSVNDEMAFRDMEEYLEFIETVLTFLEGSR; the protein is encoded by the coding sequence GTGGGAAGCGTGGAATATGAGGAGGTTCTAAAAAGCGTGAAGCTCATCAGGGAAGGAATGCCCGCCTCCGTCGAGGAGTTCAAATCCATGGGACTCGCGCGGGATGGGGTGTACAAAAGGCTCGAGTTCGCTATCGGGATGGTTCTGGACGGGCTCTCCGAACTCGCAAGGGAGCACGACATTATCGCCCTGTCGTACAAGGAGATGGTTGAAGGCCTCTCGGAGAAAGGGGCAATTCCCGAAAGCGTCGCTGATAAGGCGATTTTCCTGGCCCAGCTCAGGGAGGTTCTCATCTACGACTACGATTCGGTAAACGATGAAATGGCGTTCAGAGATATGGAAGAGTATCTTGAATTCATTGAGACGGTCCTGACCTTCCTGGAGGGGTCCCGGTGA
- a CDS encoding lysyl aminopeptidase yields the protein MVDIELLRRIIEAPGVSGYEFLGIRDVVFDALKDHVDEIYVDKLGNVIAHKKGNGPRIMIAAHMDKIGVMVNHIDKEGYLHVVPVGGVDPRTLVAQRIRFFTEKGERFGVVGHIPPHLQKPEDRKKAADWDTIVVDVGADSKEEAEEMGFRVGTVGEFAPAFVQLNENRIATPYLDDRVCLYAMIETARAVENHEADIYFVASVQEEVGLRGARVASYAIDPEIGIAMDVTFAKQVGDKGKIVPKLGGGPVMDVGPNINPKVRAFADEVAKKYGIELQVEASPRPTGTDANIMQINREGVATAVLSIPIRYMHSQVETADLRDIDKTIEFARRFLEELREMDLTP from the coding sequence ATGGTGGACATTGAGCTGCTCAGGAGGATTATAGAGGCGCCGGGAGTTTCCGGCTACGAGTTCCTTGGAATAAGGGACGTCGTTTTTGATGCCCTGAAGGACCACGTGGACGAGATATACGTTGACAAGCTCGGCAACGTTATCGCCCACAAGAAGGGCAACGGGCCGAGGATAATGATCGCGGCCCACATGGACAAGATAGGCGTCATGGTCAACCACATAGACAAGGAAGGCTATCTCCACGTCGTTCCCGTTGGAGGCGTTGATCCTAGAACCCTCGTCGCCCAGAGGATAAGGTTCTTCACCGAGAAGGGAGAGCGCTTTGGCGTGGTGGGTCACATACCGCCCCACCTTCAGAAGCCGGAGGACAGGAAGAAGGCCGCTGACTGGGACACCATCGTTGTCGATGTCGGCGCCGACAGTAAAGAGGAAGCCGAGGAGATGGGCTTCCGCGTTGGAACCGTTGGTGAGTTCGCCCCCGCCTTCGTCCAGCTCAACGAGAACAGGATTGCTACGCCCTACCTTGACGACCGCGTCTGCCTCTACGCCATGATAGAGACCGCCAGGGCAGTTGAGAACCACGAGGCGGACATCTACTTTGTCGCGAGTGTTCAGGAGGAGGTCGGCCTGAGGGGTGCCAGGGTTGCCAGCTACGCCATAGACCCGGAGATAGGCATAGCGATGGACGTCACCTTCGCCAAGCAGGTCGGCGACAAGGGCAAGATAGTTCCCAAGCTCGGAGGCGGCCCGGTCATGGACGTCGGGCCCAACATCAACCCCAAGGTTCGTGCCTTCGCCGACGAGGTTGCCAAGAAGTACGGCATAGAACTCCAGGTTGAGGCCAGCCCGAGGCCGACCGGAACCGACGCCAACATAATGCAGATCAACCGCGAGGGCGTTGCAACGGCCGTCCTCAGCATACCGATACGCTACATGCACAGCCAGGTCGAGACGGCTGACCTCAGGGACATCGACAAGACCATCGAGTTTGCCAGGCGCTTCCTTGAGGAGCTTCGCGAGATGGACCTCACACCGTGA
- a CDS encoding COG1470 family protein produces MKLRGIMIILLLTAVLPFLPPTSAQSPLVIVPLNNDFSGVPGDTIIIPFSLKNLGNQTLENVSVYITGPAEGFLYQSKVIREPIGPNQTYQDTLSIKILNIAPGKYNLTIVARAGSVYSEAPLTVTVKTFVDYDLKIDVGRKYPYGSNVSVILRMDSKANGVIIGRIGYTITRDGETVENFVTTIYLNPGEKWVRNVTLSLPPVGDYTVRLWAYFGGKSKSTTATFRVFQRNLGYKAYFENGAIHVFVHDESGRGVPDISVKINEIPFKTDESGTVSYLVSEPGTYGIVLNLDGRIVTTFVEVKKLFISYEQRNETLLVRVVDSTGKPVPNITVTASGPLGKDYSTTNASGLAAVDLRRTGYGTIILKAESSTYMGASTSAKTVEPPRPTPTTTSSPSPTTTPQPTTTTTPSKPPRDYGPLALILIVSGVLLAGTSYLAFFQHTVQEETLDRYYFVKVKAPRLRGIDNFRFEKGVNAIEARATRGKVKIKDGSVIWEIDRLEPGEEAYLQVILG; encoded by the coding sequence GTGAAACTTAGGGGCATCATGATTATACTCCTGCTCACCGCGGTGCTTCCGTTTCTGCCCCCCACAAGCGCCCAGTCGCCTCTCGTAATCGTGCCCCTGAACAACGACTTCTCCGGGGTTCCCGGGGACACCATAATAATCCCGTTCAGTCTGAAGAACCTTGGAAACCAGACCCTCGAAAACGTCAGCGTCTACATCACCGGGCCTGCCGAAGGATTCCTCTACCAGAGCAAGGTCATCAGAGAGCCTATCGGACCGAACCAAACTTACCAGGATACCCTTTCAATAAAGATACTGAACATCGCCCCCGGGAAGTACAACCTCACCATCGTGGCCAGGGCCGGGTCAGTTTACTCCGAGGCCCCCCTGACCGTGACCGTGAAGACTTTCGTGGACTACGACCTGAAAATCGATGTGGGAAGGAAATACCCCTACGGAAGCAACGTGAGCGTCATTCTCAGAATGGACTCAAAGGCCAATGGAGTGATAATCGGCAGGATAGGCTACACAATCACCAGAGACGGGGAAACAGTCGAGAACTTCGTTACCACCATATACCTAAACCCCGGGGAGAAGTGGGTTAGGAACGTTACCCTCAGCCTGCCCCCTGTGGGGGATTACACCGTGAGGCTGTGGGCGTATTTTGGAGGAAAATCAAAGAGCACCACCGCAACCTTCAGGGTGTTCCAGAGAAACCTCGGTTACAAAGCCTACTTCGAGAACGGGGCAATACACGTATTCGTCCACGACGAGAGCGGCAGGGGTGTTCCCGACATCTCCGTTAAAATAAACGAGATACCGTTCAAGACGGACGAGTCGGGGACCGTTTCGTACCTCGTCAGCGAACCCGGCACGTACGGAATCGTCCTGAACCTTGACGGAAGAATAGTCACAACATTCGTTGAGGTCAAGAAGCTCTTCATAAGCTACGAGCAAAGGAATGAGACCCTCCTGGTGAGGGTTGTTGATTCTACGGGAAAACCGGTGCCCAACATAACCGTAACAGCTTCGGGCCCCCTCGGCAAGGACTACAGCACCACCAACGCCTCGGGATTGGCCGCAGTGGACCTCAGGAGGACAGGCTACGGTACAATAATCCTCAAGGCAGAAAGCAGCACATACATGGGGGCATCGACAAGCGCCAAAACTGTCGAACCGCCGAGGCCCACGCCGACCACGACGTCCAGCCCGAGCCCAACAACCACACCCCAACCAACGACAACTACCACCCCATCAAAGCCGCCGAGGGACTACGGACCCCTCGCGCTTATACTGATCGTCTCGGGCGTCCTGCTCGCGGGAACGTCATACCTTGCGTTTTTCCAGCATACGGTTCAGGAGGAAACCCTTGACAGGTACTACTTCGTCAAGGTGAAGGCACCAAGACTGAGGGGCATTGACAACTTCAGGTTCGAGAAGGGAGTCAACGCAATCGAAGCAAGGGCAACTAGGGGGAAGGTGAAAATCAAGGACGGAAGCGTAATCTGGGAGATCGACCGCCTGGAACCCGGCGAGGAGGCCTACCTGCAGGTCATCCTCGGCTGA
- the hjc gene encoding Holliday junction resolvase Hjc: MRYRRGASAERELIKMLEKAGFAVVRSAGSKKVDIIAGNGKLYLCIEVKSTHDDRLYFSEEDYRKLTSFAERFGGRAVIAVKFINNGWRFFYPANLEKGGKNYKVSLQTKNYLTFDEVIGKQRSLEGVIERET, from the coding sequence ATGAGGTACAGAAGGGGAGCGAGCGCGGAGAGGGAACTCATAAAGATGCTCGAAAAGGCCGGCTTCGCGGTGGTGCGCTCCGCCGGAAGCAAGAAGGTTGATATAATAGCCGGAAACGGGAAACTCTACCTCTGCATAGAGGTCAAAAGCACCCACGATGACCGGCTCTACTTCAGCGAGGAGGACTACAGAAAGCTAACATCCTTTGCCGAGCGGTTCGGGGGAAGGGCCGTCATAGCGGTCAAGTTCATCAACAACGGCTGGAGGTTCTTCTACCCAGCAAACCTGGAGAAAGGGGGCAAGAACTATAAGGTGAGCCTCCAAACAAAGAATTACCTCACATTCGACGAAGTAATCGGGAAACAGAGGTCCCTCGAAGGGGTGATAGAACGTGAAACTTAG
- a CDS encoding gamma carbonic anhydrase family protein gives MAIYELDGKRPKIHETAFVDESASVIGDVVLEEKSSVWPSAVLRGDIEQIYIGCCSNVQDNVSIHTSHGQPTIIGKYVTIGHNAVVHGAEVGDYTIIGMGAIILDGAKIGKHVVIGAGALVPPGKEIPDYSLVVGVPGKVVRQLSEEEIEWTKKNAEIYMELAEKHLGSRKKIK, from the coding sequence ATGGCGATTTACGAACTCGATGGAAAGAGGCCTAAAATTCACGAGACAGCTTTCGTGGATGAGAGTGCCTCCGTCATAGGAGACGTCGTCCTTGAGGAGAAGAGCAGTGTCTGGCCGAGCGCCGTTTTGAGGGGAGACATAGAGCAGATTTACATCGGCTGCTGCTCCAACGTCCAGGACAACGTCAGCATACACACCTCCCACGGCCAGCCCACGATAATAGGCAAGTACGTCACCATCGGCCACAACGCCGTCGTGCACGGTGCCGAGGTGGGCGACTATACCATCATAGGAATGGGGGCAATAATCCTCGACGGTGCCAAGATAGGCAAGCACGTCGTCATAGGCGCCGGCGCCCTCGTTCCGCCCGGAAAGGAGATACCCGACTACAGTCTCGTCGTCGGTGTTCCAGGAAAGGTCGTCAGGCAGCTCAGCGAAGAGGAGATCGAGTGGACGAAGAAGAACGCCGAGATATACATGGAGCTGGCGGAGAAGCACCTCGGGTCAAGGAAGAAGATCAAGTGA